In Marispirochaeta sp., the genomic window ACCAGCAGTGCAGCGATAATAGCGGAAATCGCCGACCCCCGCTGTGACCATGCCCTGGTATTCCCATAGTAAGCTACTTTCTTGTCGGCCATGTTGTGAATATTTAAATATTCCATAATCATTGCCTTGTGGGTACCGGAGCGGAAGCTCTCTCCCAAGGCAAAGAAAACCATGGCGCCGATATATACCCAATAGGATGGAAACAGGTAAAACAGGGCGAAACTGACGATATAGAATCCGAAGGCAAAAAGCATCGCACTGCGGCGTCCAAGAGTATCAGCGATAATACCGGTGGGAATCTCGGTGATATTGGTTATGATTTCCCGTACAGAGTAGAGCACACCTATCTGGAAAAAGCTGATTCCCATCTCCCGAAAAAAAAGTATCAGGAAGGGATCAAAGAATTGCAGGTTTTTTACAAAACCGTAGAGAGAAAATTTCCAGTACTGCAGGTCCCGTTTGAACTCCGTCATCGGGTACTCCTTCTTGCGGGATAAAAAAAGTAGATAATTGCCGCGGCTATTAAAACCATACCGCCGAACACCGGCCAACTGGGATCATCTCCCGGGATAATCAGCCAGCTCAAAGCCGCTCCAGCGACGGGAATCAGGAATTGCCAGATACCGACTATCGAAACCTTCTCTCCCCGGACGGATAAAAGGTGGAACCAGATTGAGAAAGCAGCGGCGGACAGAAAACCAAGATAGCTAAGGGCTCCCCAGAAGACAGGCGCTGCCGGAAAGACAAAAGACCCTTCGACAAAACGGGAGATTACCAACAGCATCAGTCCTCCAAAAATAAACTGGGAACTGGTCAGAACCATGGAGTTCATCCTGCCCCGTGAATGATATACGACTATCTGCCCGAGGACATTCGCAAAGCTCGCCATGAGCATAAGGAGAATACCGATCAACTCCGAACCCCCGATTTCGCCGGAGACACCGCCGTTGCGGGTCACGCTTAAAAGGACGATTCCGGCAAATCCAATAACAAGACTTACCACCATTCGCCGACCCATTTTGTCATCCTTAAGCAGAACATGGGCCGCTAAAGCAGCCCACAGGGGAAGCATACCGTTAACAACAGCCCCTACCGAGCCTGGAACCAGACTAAGGGAGAGGAAAAACAGAGAATAGAGCAGCACTGTCTGGAATATTCCAACCTTGAAAGGCAGCAGCGGAGAACTCAGCAGCTCCCGCAGGTA contains:
- a CDS encoding DMT family transporter, translated to MSNSEHAYRMPSWVLAVISCLLWSSAFAGVKTGLHYAPPLFFAGLRFTLAGLLLIPLAGSPRRYLRELLSSPLLPFKVGIFQTVLLYSLFFLSLSLVPGSVGAVVNGMLPLWAALAAHVLLKDDKMGRRMVVSLVIGFAGIVLLSVTRNGGVSGEIGGSELIGILLMLMASFANVLGQIVVYHSRGRMNSMVLTSSQFIFGGLMLLVISRFVEGSFVFPAAPVFWGALSYLGFLSAAAFSIWFHLLSVRGEKVSIVGIWQFLIPVAGAALSWLIIPGDDPSWPVFGGMVLIAAAIIYFFYPARRSTR